From a single Sander vitreus isolate 19-12246 chromosome 4, sanVit1, whole genome shotgun sequence genomic region:
- the ift52 gene encoding intraflagellar transport protein 52 homolog: MEKEHHNIVVFNVSKRELFTTNNGYKSMQKKLRAQWKIQSMKEELSLEKLKGVKLWITAGPREKFTASELEVLKHYLDGGGNVLVMLGEGGEMKYDTNINFLLEEFGIMVNNDAVVRNVYYKYFHPKEALVSNGVLNREISRAAGKVVTGNIEDENVGNNAQALTFVYPYGATLSVMKPAVAVLSTGSVCFPLNRPVLAFHRGKEAGKLAVLGSCHMFSDQYIDKEENSIIMDVVLQWLMADNIQLNQIDAEDPEITDYTMLPDTGCLSEQLRVCLQEGDENPRDFTSLFDMSLFNLSTDTLPQVISAYMQLNVKIEPLQLITPQFETPLPQLQPAVFPPALSDLPPPMLDLFDLDETFSSEKVRLAQLTNKCTDDDLEFYVRKCGEILGVTPKLHKDQRDAKHILEHIFFQVVEFKKLNQEHDTDTEAPFTL; encoded by the exons ATGGAGAAGGAACATCACAACATTGTCGTCTTCAATGTTTCGAAAAGAGAACTGTTTACTACGAATAACGGATACAAATCTATGCAGAAAAAACTAAGAGCTCAATGGAAAATCCAAAG TATGAAGGAAGAGCTGTCTTTGGAGAAGCTGAAGGGCGTCAAGTTGTGGATAACTGCAGGCCCAAGGGAGAAGTTCACAGCATCAGAG ctgGAGGTACTGAAGCACTACCTGGATGGAGGAGGAAATGTCCTGGTCATGCTCGGCGAAGGAGGAGAAATGAAATATGACACCAATATCAACTTTCTCCTGGAGGAGTTTGGAATAATGGTCAACAATG ATGCTGTTGTGAGGAATGTGTATTACAAATACTTCCATCCTAAGGAGGCACTTGTGTCCAATGGTGTATTGAACAG AGAGATTAGTCGGGCTGCTGGCAAAGTGGTCACGGGCAACATTGAAGATGAAAATGTTGGAAACAATGCACA GGCTCTCACATTTGTGTACCCGTACGGTGCCACGCTGAGTGTGATGAAGCCTGCTGTGGCTGTTCTTTCAACTGGCTCCGTCTGCTTCCCCCTCAACAGGCCTGTCCTGGCCTTCCATCGAGGAAAG GAGGCTGGCAAACTGGCAGTGTTGGGTTCCTGCCACATGTTCAGTGACCAATACATAGACAAAGAGGAGAACAGTATAATCATG GATGTTGTGCTCCAGTGGCTCATGGCCGATAATATTCAGCTCAATCAGATTGATGCGGAAGACCCAGAG atcaCAGATTACACCATGCTGCCAGACACAGGGTGCTTGTCAGAACAGCTCCGAGTGTGCTTACAAGAGGGTGATGAAAACCCCAGGGACTTCACCTCACTCTTTGATATGTCTTTGTTCAATTTGTCAACCGACACTTTACCTCAAGTCATCAG TGCTTACATGCAGCTTAATGTCAAAATCGAGCCACTTCAGCTGATCACACCACAGTTTGAGACGCCTCTGCCTCAGCTCCAACCTGCT GTCTTTCCACCTGCCTTAAGTGATTTGCCTCCTCCCATGCTGGACCTGTTCGATCTAGATGAAACATTCTCTTCGGAGAAAGTGCGCCTAGCACAGCTCACCAATAAAT GTACAGACGACGATCTTGAATTCTACGTGCGGAAATGTGGGGAAATTCTCGGGGTGACTCCAAAGTTGCATAAAGATCAGAGGGATGCCAAGCACATCTTGGAACACATTTTCTTCCAGGTTGTAGAGTTCAAGAAACTCAATCAG GAGCACGATACCGACACAGAGGCACCATTCACGTTGTGA